Proteins from a genomic interval of Youhaiella tibetensis:
- the uxuA gene encoding mannonate dehydratase, giving the protein MREGWRWFGPDAGVSLDDVRQAGASDIVSALHHVPIGEVWTEAEVAARKNLIEETPPGRSPLRWSVVESIPIADRVKREGKVAAAEIEAWIASMESVARCGISTICYNFMPVVDWTRTQIDYVTATGSTAMRFDHRAFAAFELFVLQRDGVEAEYSEEDKREAAAAREQLGEDGLAEVARIITSALPGSTSDALTLPAFKERLRQYSGIDAARLRQHLIEFLEAVTPAAESLGVKLTLHPDDPPRPLLGLPRVASTEADYAALFDAVPSGSNGMCFCTGSLGVRADNDLVSIFRRFASRVHFVHLRSTRRESDSRSFHEAAHLDGDVDMIEVIKALVAEDRMRSPAQSLIYRPDHGQRMLTDLTRQSAPGYPAVGRLRGLAELRGVIRAVERLT; this is encoded by the coding sequence ATGCGTGAAGGTTGGCGTTGGTTCGGGCCGGATGCGGGCGTGAGCCTGGACGATGTCCGGCAGGCGGGTGCTTCCGATATCGTCTCGGCCCTGCATCATGTTCCGATCGGAGAGGTCTGGACCGAGGCAGAAGTCGCCGCGCGCAAGAACCTTATCGAGGAGACGCCGCCGGGCCGCTCGCCGCTGCGCTGGTCCGTGGTCGAATCCATCCCCATTGCGGATCGCGTCAAGCGCGAGGGGAAAGTCGCCGCGGCGGAGATCGAGGCCTGGATCGCATCCATGGAATCGGTGGCGCGCTGTGGCATCTCGACCATCTGCTACAACTTCATGCCGGTGGTGGACTGGACGCGCACGCAGATCGACTACGTCACGGCAACCGGCTCGACCGCGATGCGATTCGATCACCGCGCCTTCGCGGCCTTCGAGCTTTTCGTGCTGCAGCGGGACGGGGTCGAGGCCGAATATAGCGAAGAGGACAAGCGCGAGGCTGCGGCGGCGCGCGAGCAGTTGGGCGAGGATGGGCTGGCGGAGGTGGCGCGTATCATCACGAGCGCCCTGCCCGGCTCGACTTCCGATGCCCTGACGCTGCCCGCCTTCAAGGAGCGCCTGCGCCAGTATTCGGGCATCGATGCCGCCCGGTTGCGCCAGCATCTGATCGAATTCCTCGAGGCGGTGACGCCGGCGGCGGAAAGCCTGGGGGTCAAGCTGACACTCCACCCCGACGACCCTCCGCGTCCCCTGCTCGGCCTGCCGCGCGTCGCTTCAACAGAGGCCGACTATGCCGCTCTATTCGATGCCGTGCCCTCGGGTTCCAACGGCATGTGCTTCTGCACGGGCAGCCTGGGCGTGCGGGCGGACAACGACCTGGTCTCGATCTTCAGGCGTTTCGCGTCGCGCGTGCACTTCGTCCACCTGCGCTCCACCAGGCGGGAGAGCGACAGCCGCAGCTTCCACGAGGCGGCGCATCTGGATGGCGACGTGGACATGATCGAAGTGATCAAGGCGCTGGTGGCGGAGGACCGCATGCGCTCGCCGGCGCAGAGCCTCATCTACCGGCCTGATCACGGCCAGCGCATGCTCACCGATCTCACGCGCCAGAGCGCGCCGGGTTATCCTGCCGTCGGGCGCCTGCGTGGGCTGGCCGAGCTGCGCGGCGTCATCCGGGCCGTCGAGCGGCTGACCTGA
- the uxaC gene encoding glucuronate isomerase, which translates to MPLHPDRLFPADPTVRGLARELYQSVKDLPIVSPHGHTEPRWYAEDAAFPDPVALFIKPDHYIFRMLYSQGVSLEALGIPDRDGNPKKTDDRAIWRLFAENWFLFRSTPSRLWFEHSLETVFGITERLTPLNADRIYDQIAEALQTPELRPRALYDRFRIEAISTTDAATDDLRYHDAVLASGWHGRVLPAYRPDFVIDPEREGFPQRVAEFVALAGTPMSWAGYLDAHRVRRAYFKARGATSSDHGHPSARTANLSRGEAEALFDRVVKGNPSPEDAELFRAQMLTEMARMSLEDGLVMQIHPGSFRNHNRDVFAAYGPDKGADIPARTDYVRALKPLLDEVGNRSDLTIILFTLDETTYGRELAPLAGHYPALRLGPAWWFYDSPEGMLRYRQLVTETAGFYNTVGFNDDTRAYLSIPARHDVARRVDCSYLAGQVATHLMDLDEAHEVASDLAYGLAKKAYRI; encoded by the coding sequence TTGCCACTTCATCCAGACCGGTTGTTCCCCGCCGATCCGACGGTTCGCGGGCTCGCGCGCGAGCTCTATCAGAGCGTCAAAGACCTGCCGATCGTGTCGCCGCACGGCCACACGGAGCCGCGCTGGTATGCGGAGGACGCGGCGTTCCCCGATCCGGTGGCGCTCTTCATCAAACCCGACCATTACATCTTCCGGATGCTTTATTCGCAGGGAGTTTCCCTCGAGGCCCTGGGTATTCCCGATCGCGACGGCAATCCGAAGAAGACCGATGACCGCGCCATCTGGCGGCTTTTCGCCGAGAACTGGTTTCTCTTCCGCTCGACCCCGTCCCGCCTCTGGTTCGAGCACTCGCTGGAAACCGTCTTCGGCATCACCGAGCGGCTGACGCCGCTCAACGCCGACCGCATCTACGATCAGATTGCCGAGGCCTTGCAGACGCCCGAGTTGCGGCCGCGCGCGCTCTATGACCGCTTCCGCATCGAGGCGATCTCGACGACCGACGCGGCGACCGACGATCTGCGCTACCACGACGCCGTGCTGGCATCGGGCTGGCATGGCCGCGTCCTGCCCGCCTACCGACCCGATTTTGTCATCGACCCCGAGCGCGAAGGCTTTCCGCAGCGGGTCGCCGAGTTCGTGGCCCTGGCCGGCACGCCCATGAGCTGGGCGGGCTACCTCGACGCCCACCGGGTTCGCCGGGCCTATTTCAAGGCTCGCGGCGCCACGTCGTCCGATCATGGGCACCCGAGCGCACGCACGGCCAATCTTTCGAGGGGCGAGGCCGAGGCTCTGTTCGACCGTGTCGTGAAGGGTAATCCCTCTCCCGAGGACGCCGAGCTCTTCCGCGCGCAGATGCTCACCGAGATGGCGCGCATGAGCCTGGAAGACGGCCTCGTGATGCAGATTCATCCCGGCTCGTTCCGCAACCACAACCGTGATGTCTTTGCCGCCTACGGCCCGGACAAGGGCGCCGACATTCCTGCGCGGACCGACTATGTGCGCGCTCTCAAGCCGCTCCTGGACGAGGTGGGGAACAGGTCGGACCTCACCATCATCCTCTTCACGCTCGATGAAACGACATACGGGCGCGAACTGGCGCCGCTGGCCGGCCACTATCCCGCGCTCCGGCTGGGGCCGGCCTGGTGGTTCTACGACAGCCCCGAGGGGATGCTGCGCTATCGCCAGCTGGTGACCGAGACCGCCGGCTTCTACAACACCGTAGGCTTCAACGACGATACGCGGGCTTACCTGTCGATTCCGGCGCGCCACGACGTGGCCCGGCGGGTGGATTGCTCGTACCTCGCAGGGCAGGTGGCAACGCACCTGATGGACCTCGATGAGGCCCATGAGGTTGCCAGCGACCTGGCTTACGGGCTGGCGAAGAAGGCCTACCGCATCTAA
- a CDS encoding L-serine ammonia-lyase — protein MFLSVFDVFKIGIGPSSSHTMGPMVAANRFLDELATGQWPRPATAQVAALAVSLHGSLAFTGIGHGTGRAVILGLSGYTPASIDPDDIEAVIARVERLGRVEPPGHPSYRFRPAVDLVYDKQHVMPGHPNGLQIAAYDADGGLLLRRSYYSIGGGFVLEESELAALKHKTPRDTVPVPYPFETAAQMLGMAKSSGLSIAEMKRSNELARQSEAELDAGLDRIWQAMSNCIDRGMSQEGQLPGGLKVRRRAKAIRLQLEAERSRNAVNPLTANDWLALYAMAVNEENAGGGKVVTAPTNGAAGVIPSVLRYYRDFATDWTEEGTRTFLLTAAAVGGIIKHNASISGAEVGCQGEVGSASAMAAAGLCAVMGGTPEQVENAAEIALEHHLGMTCDPVGGLVQIPCIERNAFGAVKAVTAASLAMKGDGVHSVALDACVETMRQTGRDMNERYKETSLGGLAVNVVEC, from the coding sequence ATGTTCCTTTCGGTATTCGACGTTTTCAAGATCGGGATCGGCCCGTCCAGTTCGCACACGATGGGGCCGATGGTTGCGGCCAACCGGTTCCTCGACGAACTCGCCACGGGCCAATGGCCGCGGCCGGCCACTGCGCAGGTGGCTGCCCTGGCAGTGAGCCTTCACGGCTCGCTGGCCTTTACCGGCATCGGACACGGCACCGGCCGGGCCGTCATTCTTGGTCTTAGCGGCTATACGCCGGCTTCGATCGACCCCGACGATATCGAGGCGGTGATCGCCCGCGTGGAGCGGTTGGGCCGGGTCGAGCCTCCAGGGCACCCGTCCTACCGGTTCAGGCCGGCCGTCGACCTGGTCTACGACAAGCAGCACGTGATGCCCGGGCACCCCAACGGCCTCCAGATCGCGGCCTATGACGCCGACGGCGGCCTGCTGCTGCGGCGCAGCTACTACTCCATCGGCGGCGGTTTCGTGCTGGAGGAGAGCGAACTGGCCGCACTCAAGCACAAGACGCCACGCGACACGGTGCCGGTGCCCTATCCGTTCGAGACGGCGGCCCAGATGCTTGGCATGGCCAAAAGCTCGGGCCTCTCCATCGCCGAGATGAAACGCAGCAACGAATTGGCGCGCCAGAGCGAGGCCGAACTCGACGCCGGGCTCGACCGCATCTGGCAGGCAATGTCCAATTGCATCGACCGTGGGATGAGCCAGGAAGGGCAACTGCCCGGCGGCCTCAAGGTGCGGCGGCGCGCGAAGGCCATCCGCCTGCAGCTCGAAGCCGAGCGCTCGCGCAATGCCGTCAATCCGCTGACCGCAAACGATTGGCTGGCGCTCTACGCGATGGCCGTCAACGAGGAGAACGCGGGCGGAGGCAAGGTGGTGACGGCGCCGACGAATGGAGCCGCAGGCGTCATCCCTTCCGTGCTGCGCTATTACCGCGACTTCGCGACCGACTGGACGGAGGAGGGGACCCGAACCTTCCTTCTCACGGCCGCCGCCGTCGGGGGCATCATCAAGCACAACGCCTCGATCTCGGGCGCCGAGGTCGGCTGCCAGGGCGAGGTCGGCTCGGCCTCGGCAATGGCGGCTGCCGGCCTCTGCGCCGTGATGGGTGGCACGCCCGAGCAGGTGGAGAACGCCGCCGAGATTGCCCTGGAGCATCATCTTGGCATGACCTGCGACCCGGTCGGCGGGCTGGTGCAGATCCCCTGCATCGAGCGCAACGCCTTCGGCGCGGTCAAGGCTGTTACCGCTGCCTCCCTCGCCATGAAGGGAGACGGCGTGCACAGCGTGGCCCTTGACGCATGCGTCGAAACCATGCGCCAGACCGGCCGCGACATGAACGAGCGCTACAAGGAAACCAGCCTGGGCGGGTTGGCCGTCAACGTGGTCGAATGCTGA
- a CDS encoding mannitol dehydrogenase family protein, translated as MTTKVSLATLAQVSLTATVPHYNLARLKTGIMHFGVGNFHRAHQATYLDDLFNLGEGHDWAIAGAGVRAADGHMRLLLERQDWLSTIVEEDGHRTTTRVLAPMAEFLEPGETDAILDRLEDPAIRIVSLTITPGGYYVDPTTGHFDADHPDVVADAEDINAPRTVIGLIVAALRRRWNSGAGAFTVLSCDDMPENGRVAASAVLDLAAMVEPELAGWVRANATFPNSIARRTVRAASDEDRHLLERSFGIEAVSPVFAGPDREWIIEDNFAAGRPALEKVGVRFVDDINALEGSSDVGDVESETPEHAH; from the coding sequence ATTACAATCTGGCGCGCCTCAAGACGGGCATCATGCATTTCGGGGTGGGCAACTTCCACCGCGCCCATCAGGCCACCTATCTCGACGATCTCTTCAATCTGGGCGAAGGCCACGACTGGGCCATTGCCGGCGCGGGCGTCCGGGCGGCGGACGGACACATGCGCCTGCTGCTCGAACGCCAGGACTGGCTTTCGACGATCGTGGAGGAAGACGGTCATCGTACGACCACCCGCGTGCTGGCGCCGATGGCCGAGTTCCTCGAGCCGGGCGAGACGGACGCGATACTCGATCGGCTGGAAGATCCCGCCATTCGCATCGTCAGCCTGACCATCACGCCGGGCGGATATTACGTCGATCCCACTACCGGGCATTTCGACGCCGATCATCCGGACGTCGTTGCCGATGCCGAAGACATCAACGCACCCCGGACGGTCATCGGATTGATCGTTGCGGCGCTAAGGCGTCGCTGGAACAGCGGGGCCGGCGCCTTCACGGTCCTCAGTTGCGACGACATGCCCGAAAACGGGCGCGTCGCGGCCAGTGCGGTCCTCGACCTGGCGGCGATGGTCGAGCCGGAACTGGCCGGCTGGGTCAGGGCAAATGCGACGTTTCCGAACTCCATTGCCCGGCGCACGGTTCGCGCGGCCTCGGACGAGGATCGCCACCTGCTCGAGCGCAGCTTCGGCATCGAGGCTGTCAGCCCTGTATTCGCCGGTCCGGACCGCGAATGGATCATCGAGGACAATTTCGCCGCGGGCAGACCGGCACTCGAAAAGGTCGGCGTTCGCTTCGTGGATGACATCAACGCGCTGGAAGGCTCCAGCGACGTCGGGGATGTCGAAAGCGAAACCCCGGAGCACGCTCACTAA